From Schizosaccharomyces pombe strain 972h- genome assembly, chromosome: II, the proteins below share one genomic window:
- the rga6 gene encoding Rho-type GTPase-activating protein Rga6 — protein MTLNPSTLNNGTLGDLKEHKDVVLSSNAQTDEKRFEEPSLEVGGSLAKVENGLSTSISSSASNLEGQQAPFFTKQNSCLSRFRELAQTYNIHEINLEEYVSQIKEVKQSLYSDDSVFNESKSSSPPDAHTDKYFTPCGSPTKLIHSTLLEERDTPSSLEHVSFYLQESAVSEVRFDKPSNNGPLGRSSLNLSSLSHELQTSQDSPSLSATNQLSSSDTLEPLQYPPSSFGSQRQFNASQDSPKRSPSKGSWSSILRRPSLTYSPKRQSTGLHRRSLTNYFKFPHRNAHQHNAIAHNPSVFGKPIGDLTSDPTNLCKFTFPTPECAPPSLLLPHIFAQCVHFLSLNALHVPGIFRISGSGPVIKAITEYFYSPPHFWLDETSEIFKRIGFPSYIDIAAVLKRYIMLLPGGLFTHKDILNLLVPLYVDSSRVKVPIDIRNEMAALCFSQIDSYVRFSILCSLLALLHQIATRTQELENGMENTKDSTLMKPEALGIIFGPLLLGNSSTDLSKSCPSGNVNDLMRFETEKARVEAKIVEGLIIHWPEVLLKINSLDIPNCFSDVGLTDQVAIFTPAVPKEDSPEQIPENVNASEESYPNVKHISKLPLINDSSDNESGNQENDDAVANESTKVVVDNQQPQPKISTVSDTAVPSMSFANNISSRSVISAATDSKPSTRTSPPFVNNTKPIVAKSPVTVTASSETNKKSQKINKKASPRVSLWTKLFGKFRSNKKKS, from the coding sequence ATGACCTTAAATCCTTCGACTCTCAACAATGGAACTCTTGGGGACCTGAAAGAGCACAAGGATGTCGTCTTGTCTAGCAATGCGCAGACCGATGAGAAACGTTTCGAAGAACCGTCGCTAGAGGTGGGAGGATCGTTAGCGAAAGTGGAAAATGGCCTTTCCacatcaatttcatcatctGCAAGCAATTTGGAGGGACAGCAAGCTCCTTTCTTTACTAAGCAAAATTCGTGCTTGTCACGCTTTCGTGAGCTAGCTCAGACTTACAACATACACGAAATTAATCTCGAGGAGTACGTTTCCCAGATAAAAGAGGTTAAACAATCTCTGTACTCCGACGATAGCGTATTTAATGAATCCAAAAGTTCTTCACCTCCAGATGCTCATACTGATAAATATTTCACTCCATGTGGATCCCCTACTAAGCTGATACACTCGACACTATTGGAAGAGAGAGATACTCCGTCCTCCCTAGAACATGTTAGCTTTTACCTTCAAGAAAGCGCAGTATCAGAAGTTCGGTTTGATAAACCTTCAAACAATGGTCCTCTAGGGAGGTCATCCCTAAATCTAAGCTCCCTTTCACACGAGTTACAAACTTCACAAGATTCTCCCTCCTTGTCGGCTACGAATCAACTATCCTCATCAGATACGTTGGAACCTCTCCAATACCCACCATCTTCATTTGGCTCTCAAAGACAGTTCAATGCCTCTCAAGATTCTCCAAAGCGAAGCCCTTCCAAGGGATCTTGGTCCTCTATCCTCCGCCGCCCCTCTCTTACTTACTCTCCAAAACGTCAGTCCACTGGCTTGCATCGTCGTTCTTTAAcgaattattttaaatttcctCATCGTAATGCACATCAACATAATGCAATTGCTCATAATCCTTCCGTATTTGGTAAACCTATCGGCGATTTAACGTCAGATCCCACAAATCTTTGCAAATTTACATTTCCCACTCCTGAATGTGCACCTCCTTCTTTGTTGCTCCCACATATTTTTGCTCAATGCGTACATTTTCTATCTTTAAATGCTTTGCATGTACCGGGAATTTTCCGCATTAGTGGTTCTGGTCCCGTAATAAAAGCAATCACAGAATACTTTTATTCTCCACCTCATTTTTGGCTTGATGAAACAtcagaaatttttaagcgTATTGGATTTCCAAGTTATATCGATATAGCAGCTGTCTTAAAACGGTACATTATGTTATTGCCAGGTGGCCTTTTTACGCATAAAGATATATTGAATCTTTTAGTACCATTATACGTTGATTCAAGTAGAGTAAAGGTTCCTATAGACATCCGGAATGAAATGGCCGCTCTTTGCTTTTCACAAATAGATTCTTACGTGCGCTTTTCTATCCTTTGCTCTCTACTAGCATTATTGCATCAAATAGCTACACGGACTCAAGAGTTGGAAAATGGAATGGAAAATACCAAAGACTCTACTTTGATGAAGCCGGAAGCCCTTGGTATTATTTTTGGTCCTTTATTGTTGGGTAACTCTTCTACTGATCTTTCGAAATCTTGTCCTTCTGGAAATGTGAATGACCTTATGAGATTTGAAACCGAAAAGGCTAGAGTTGAAGCCAAGATTGTAGAGGGACTGATTATTCACTGGCCAGAGGTACTACTTAAAATCAATTCTCTCGACATACCCAATTGTTTTTCTGATGTTGGGTTAACTGACCAAGTTGCTATTTTTACTCCTGCAGTCCCGAAAGAAGATTCTCCAGAACAGATACCTGAAAATGTGAATGCATCTGAGGAAAGTTATCCTAATGTTAAGCATATCTCGAAGCTTCCTTTAATCAATGACTCTTCCGATAATGAATCGGGTAACcaagaaaatgatgatgCTGTAGCAAATGAGAGTACCAAAGTCGTTGTTGACAATCAACAGCCCCAGCCTAAGATTTCCACCGTTTCTGATACTGCTGTTCCTTCCATGAGTTTTGCTAATAACATTTCATCGCGGTCGGTTATTTCAGCTGCTACAGATAGTAAACCGTCAACTCGCACATCACCGCCATTCGTGAACAATACAAAACCGATCGTCGCAAAGTCACCGGTCACTGTTACTGCTTCTTCGGAAACCAATAAAAAATCGCAGaagattaataaaaaggcATCTCCAAGGGTCAGTTTGTGGACAAAACTGTTTGGTAAATTCCGATCAAACAAGAAGAAATCTTAA
- the vac8 gene encoding protein Vac8 encodes MGNCLSCCEKSKDEQYEPLLADREREAVADLLSFLEDRNEVNFYSEEPLRALTILAYSDNLDLQRSAALAFAEITEKDVREVDRETIEPVLFLLQSPDAEIQRAASVALGNLAVNAENKALVVKLNGLDLLIRQMMSPHVEVQCNAVGCITNLATLDENKSKIAHSGALGPLTRLAKSKDIRVQRNATGALLNMTHSYENRQQLVSAGTIPVLVSLLPSSDTDVQYYCTTSISNIAVDAVHRKRLAQSEPKLVRSLIQLMDTSSPKVQCQAALALRNLASDERYQIEIVQSNALPSLLRLLRSSYLPLILASVACIRNISIHPLNESPIIDAGFLRPLVDLLSCTENEEIQCHAVSTLRNLAASSERNKRAIIEANAIQKLRCLILDAPVSVQSEMTACLAVLALSDEFKSYLLNFGICNVLIPLTDSMSIEVQGNSAAALGNLSSNVDDYSRFIECWDSPAGGIHGYLVRFLSSEDSTFAHIAAWTIVQLLEAGVPRLTAFIQSSDDIIELLNDIVARDANNGEYEDGEGDVILLSGRALHLIEQDTDS; translated from the exons ATGGGCAATTGCTTGTCTTGTTGTGAGA AATCAAAAGATGAACAGTATGAGCCTCTTTTGGCCGATCGGGAGAGGGAAGCTGTTGCGGATTTATTAAGCTTTCTTGAAGAT AGAAATGAAGTCAACTTTTACAGCGAGGAGCCCTTACGTGCTTTAACCATTTTGGCATACTCCGATAACCTTGATCTACAGCGTTCAGCAGCGCTTGCGTTTGCAGAAATTACTGAAAAAG ATGTTCGAGAAGTTGATCGTGAAACTATAGAGCCCGTCTTGTTTTTACTCCAGAGTCCTGATGCTGAAATACAGAGAGCTGCCAGCGTTGCTTTAGGAAACCTTGCTGTAAATGCCGAGAATAAGGCCTTGGTCGTCAAATTGAATGGATTAGACCTTTTAATTCGTCAAATGATGTCTCCTCACGTTGAAGTCCAATGCAATGCTGTCGGTTGCATTACTAATTTAGCTACCCTTGacgaaaataaatcaaaaatagCTCATTCTGGTGCCTTGGGCCCTCTTACCCGTCTTGCCAAAAGCAAGGACATTAGAGTTCAAAGAAATGCAACTGGAGCATTGTTAAACATGACTCACTCAT ATGAAAATCGACAGCAACTTGTCAGCGCTGGTACTATCCCAGTGCTAGTATCTTTGCTTCCTAGCTCTGACACTGACGTTCAATACTATTGTACTACTTCTATTAGTAATATTGCTGTTGATGCAGTACACCGTAAAAGACTTGCCCAAAGTGAGCCGAAACTCGTTCGTTCTCTTATTCAATTAATGGATACTTCAAGTCCTAAAGTCCAGTGCCAAGCTGCTTTAGCATTAAGAAACCTTGCCTCTGATGAGCGTTATCAAATAGAAATTGTTCAAAGCAATGCCCTACCCTCTTTATTAAGATTGCTTCGTTCTTCCTACCTTCCTTTAATACTTGCTTCCGTTGCCTGTATCCGTAACATTTCTATACATCCTTTAAATGAGTCTCCGATAATTGATGCTGGTTTTCTTCGTCCGTTGGTGGATTTATTATCTTGTAcggaaaatgaagaaatacaGTGTCATGCTGTTTCTACCTTACGAAACTTAGCTGCTAGCTCGGAGAGAAATAAGCGCGCTATTATCGAAGCTAATGctattcaaaaacttcgctgtttaattttagaTGCTCCTGTTAGCGTGCAAAGTGAAATGACTGCCTGTCTAGCCGTTCTTGCTTTAAGTGACGAATTCAAGTCGTATCTTCTTAACTTTGGTATTTGTAATGTTTTAATCCCATTGACAGACTCTATGTCGATTGAAGTCCAAGGCAACTCTGCGGCTGCTCTGGGTAATCTTTCTTCTAATGTCGATGATTATAGCCGGTTCATAGAGTGTTGGGATTCTCCAGCTGGTGGCATTCATGGTTATCTGGTCAGGTTTTTAAGTAGTGAAGATTCTACTTTTGCCCATATTGCTGCTTGGACCATTGTACAATTACTAGAGGCTGGtg TTCCACGTTTAACTGCATTTATACAATCTAGCGACGATATCATCGAATTACTTAATGACATAGTTGCTAGAGATGCTAATAATGGAGAGTATGAAGATGGTGAAGGCGATGTTATATTATTATCTGGCCGGGCATTGCATTTAATTGAACAGGACACAGattcttaa
- the fap1 gene encoding L-pipecolate oxidase produces MVKNTSVIIVGAGVFGLSAALELTKRGGYTIKILDRAPPPVIDGSSVDANRIIRSDYADAVYCSMGIDALEEWRTNPLFKEQFYGSGLMFVGRDNVEYRDMSLENLTKMGVSAAKFQTTEELRKLFPKWIGELNDGEAGYANFSSGWANAEQSVKSVVNYLAHAGVSFISGPEGTVEELITEENVVKGVRTTTGAYMAEKLIFATGAWTASLLPNDHTRFLATGQPVAYIKLTPEEYIRFLTNPVYLDFDTGFYIFPPTPDGYLKFARHGYGFTRMQNLKSGKVESVPPKKPLVSPILPKEAELDLRRNLQRTYGEEISQRPFYKTRICYYTDTADAEFVFDYHPDYENLFVCTGGSGHGFKFFPILGKYSIGCMFRELEEPLLKKWRWKKENLEFAALDHSRAGPSRQELS; encoded by the coding sequence ATGGTAAAGAATACTAGCGTAATCATTGTTGGTGCAGGTGTGTTTGGATTATCTGCAGCTTTAGAGTTGACTAAACGTGGTGGATATACGATCAAAATCTTGGATCGAGCACCTCCGCCTGTTATCGATGGGTCTTCAGTCGATGCAAATCGTATAATTCGTTCAGACTATGCGGATGCAGTGTATTGTTCAATGGGTATTGATGCTTTAGAGGAATGGCGCACAAATCCACTTTTTAAAGAGCAATTTTATGGATCAGGACTTATGTTTGTTGGCCGTGACAATGTTGAGTATCGGGACATGAGTCTGGAAAACCTGACAAAAATGGGTGTGTCAGCAGCAAAGTTTCAAACTACAGAAGAATTGCGGaaactttttccaaaatggATTGGCGAGCTGAATGATGGAGAAGCTGGGTATGCCAATTTTAGTTCTGGATGGGCCAACGCTGAGCAGTCTGTGAAATCCGTAGTTAATTACTTAGCACATGCCGGTGTTTCTTTCATTAGCGGACCTGAGGGAACTGTTGAAGAGCTTATAACAGAAGAAAACGTTGTTAAAGGCGTGAGGACTACTACTGGAGCTTACATGGCCgaaaaacttatttttgCTACAGGTGCATGGACTGCATCTCTTTTACCTAATGACCACACACGATTCTTGGCAACCGGTCAACCAGTCGCATACATAAAATTGACTCCTGAGGAGTACATCCGCTTTTTGACAAATCCTGTATACTTAGATTTTGATACTggattttatatttttccCCCTACCCCCGATGGTTATCTAAAATTTGCACGCCATGGATACGGATTTACGAGAATGCAAAATCTTAAATCCGGAAAAGTCGAATCTGTTCCACCAAAGAAACCTCTCGTTTCTCCTATCCTGCCCAAGGAAGCGGAATTAGATTTACGCAGAAACCTTCAACGTACTTATGGCGAAGAAATTAGTCAAAGGCCATTTTACAAAACCCGTATTTGTTATTATACCGACACAGCCGATGCCGAGTTTGTATTTGATTATCATCCAGATTATGAAAATCTGTTTGTATGCACAGGTGGTTCAGGCCATGGATTCAAATTCTTTCCAATCCTCGGGAAGTATAGCATAGGGTGTATGTTTCGTGAGTTAGAGGAGCCCTTATTGAAGAAGTGGAGAtggaagaaagaaaatttggagTTTGCTGCTTTAGACCACAGCCGAGCTGGACCCTCTCGACAAGAGCTAAGCTAA
- the tea4 gene encoding tip elongation aberrant protein Tea4 — translation MLHMNSASSADSMEIMESHFDPTQQNDSTIIESRYSPEEYLEQSFEIQRIISGENSEPQTVASQEISDSQEEDTTLTSSQFEDCGTEYNEVVEDDEFRSEDEDDFMDEEEEYALYEAELSSSPSIHEEVIDCNFVHAIRGFEATVEGQVDATKGDMMILLDDSNSYWWLVKMCKNLAIGYLPAEYIETPSERLARLNKYKNSETSNSQQSVTLPPLDIVEKTLEAPSPNFRIKRVTFTCSSNSSDDEMDSENDYEAMVNRTVAENGLEIEFSDSSDSSLSAEYRSESEDHVTDSPAYVDLTELEGGFNQFNSTSFQSTSPLGLEIVETEINGSSTTADSKNSHSPYSKFSSAYPDAENSNISKINISIAGNKELYGNATQSDPSLYSTWIANKHKTASSATVDSPLRRSLSVDAMQSNASFSSYSSTSNTDKSLRPSSYSAVSESSNFTHDVSRDNKEISLNAPKSIIVSQSDSFDTSNVTQDAPNDVEKEPISGQMPNNLSVQSLKQLEVYPIRHSVSIEMPSEKLLSPRLYSSSTPSSPTKGFQKDDEEDSENRKQADKVELSPSSLLRQMSLPVDSSSQSDAQCTTSSVYITAERKAFSQSSIDLSTLSNHHVNNEINRRSFAGGFTSLADELSEMRELLHESPAPLECNEEMVIPTPELDASSAIPSSSISHDEDLLPRKNTEESTSSSSFSSLITSPASLQYDENPFKQSVVAELNNNSSSVPFVDSAHASDIHAYDNDHVSTKNKEFNRRLREFILDPDSLSGLYWSVKSAGVRASRRVSRNIEGESVSSDLDDIFANVLKGLSDEMASLLNTNR, via the coding sequence ATGTTACACATGAATAGTGCCAGTAGTGCTGACAGCATGGAAATTATGGAAAGTCATTTTGACCCGACACAACAGAATGATAGCACTATAATAGAAAGTCGTTACTCTCCGGAAGAATATCTGGAGCAGTCATTCGAGATACAAAGGATTATATCAGGAGAAAATAGTGAACCCCAAACTGTAGCGTCGCAAGAAATTAGCGATTCTCAAGAAGAAGACACTACATTAACATCGTCTCAATTTGAGGATTGTGGGACTGAATATAATGAAGTAGTGGAAGATGATGAGTTTCGCTCTGAAGATGAGGATGATTTTATGGACGAAGAGGAAGAATACGCTTTATATGAGGCAGAATTGAGTTCTTCCCCATCTATTCACGAAGAGGTTATTGATTGCAACTTTGTTCATGCCATTCGAGGCTTCGAAGCTACTGTTGAAGGACAAGTTGATGCTACTAAAGGAGACATGATGATTTTATTAGATGATTCTAATAGTTATTGGTGGCTTGTAAAAATGTGCAAAAATTTGGCTATAGGCTATTTACCTGCTGAATACATTGAAACTCCTTCAGAGCGTTTGGCTcgattaaataaatataaaaattcgGAAACGTCCAATTCTCAGCAGTCTGTGACTCTCCCGCCTTTAGATATTGTGGAAAAAACCTTGGAGGCTCCATCCCCAAATTTTCGTATAAAACGCGTTACCTTTACTTGTTCTTCTAATTCTTCCGATGATGAAATGGATTCTGAAAATGATTATGAGGCAATGGTAAACCGAACTGTCGCAGAGAATGGTCTTGAAATAGAATTTTCGGACAGTAGTGATTCTTCTCTCTCTGCTGAGTACCGTTCCGAATCCGAGGATCATGTAACTGATAGTCCTGCTTACGTGGATCTTACTGAACTGGAAGGTGGGTTTAACCAGTTTAACTCTActtcttttcaaagtaCATCCCCCCTTGGTCTTGAGATTGTTGAAACAGAAATTAATGGCTCTTCCACTACTGCAGATTCGAAAAATTCACATTCCCCCTACTCTAAATTCTCATCAGCTTACCCAGATGCTGAAAATTCGaatattagtaaaataaatatctcAATAGCAGGAAACAAGGAATTATATGGCAATGCCACCCAGTCTGATCCTTCACTTTACAGTACTTGGATAGCAAATAAGCATAAAACTGCTTCATCTGCAACCGTTGATTCTCCATTGCGAAGATCACTATCAGTTGACGCAATGCAATCGAatgcttcattttcttcttattcGTCTACATCTAATACTGATAAATCATTGCGGCCTTCTTCTTATTCCGCCGTATCGGAATCCTCTAACTTTACTCATGATGTATCTCGTGATAACAAGGAAATCTCATTGAATGCACCAAAATCAATTATAGTTTCTCAGAGTGACTCTTTTGACACATCTAATGTTACTCAGGATGCCCCAAACGATGTAGAAAAGGAACCAATTTCTGGTCAAATGCCCAATAATTTATCAGTTCAATCCTTAAAACAATTAGAAGTGTACCCTATTCGACATTCGGTATCGATTGAAATGCCATCTGAAAAGCTTCTTTCCCCTCGATTATACTCTTCATCTACTCCATCCTCTCCAACAAAAGGATTCCAAAAGGATGACGAAGAAGACAGCGAAAACCGAAAGCAAGCAGATAAGGTTGAATTATCACCAAGTTCGCTTCTTCGTCAGATGTCTTTACCTGTTGATTCTTCCTCGCAAAGTGATGCACAGTGCACAACGTCTTCTGTATACATAACAGCGGAGCGTAAAGCATTTTCTCAATCTTCAATAGATTTATCAACATTGAGTAACCATCATGTAAATAACGAAATAAACAGAAGAAGTTTTGCGGGTGGATTTACAAGTTTAGCAGATGAATTAAGCGAAATGCGTGAGCTACTACACGAATCCCCGGCTCCATTGGAGTGTAATGAGGAAATGGTTATACCTACACCTGAGTTAGATGCTTCAAGTGCAATCCCGAGCTCTTCGATTTCACACGATGAGGATTTGCTACCAAGAAAGAACACAGAGGAATCTACCTCTTCTAGTTCCTTTTCCTCTCTTATCACTTCTCCTGCTTCTTTGCAATATGATGAAAATCCATTCAAGCAATCTGTGGTTGCggaattaaataataactCCTCTTCGGTGCCATTCGTTGATTCGGCTCATGCTTCTGATATCCATGCGTACGATAACGACCACGTTAGTactaaaaacaaagaatttaaTCGTCGGTTGAGAGAGTTTATATTGGATCCAGACTCTCTTAGCGGGCTATATTGGAGTGTAAAATCAGCGGGAGTAAGGGCATCCCGCCGAGTTTCTCGTAATATCGAGGGTGAATCGGTGTCCTCGGACTTGGATGATATTTTTGCTAACGTATTGAAGGGTTTATCAGATGAGATGGCCTCCCTCTTAAATACGAATCGCTGA